One window of the Clostridia bacterium genome contains the following:
- a CDS encoding DUF3079 domain-containing protein, translating to MSKIPLHPKYPERVCWGCDKFCPADSLNCGNGTVRTQHPAELFGEDWLEWEEEHSAPEVPEDSNAT from the coding sequence ATGTCTAAAATCCCACTTCATCCCAAGTATCCGGAGCGCGTCTGCTGGGGTTGCGACAAGTTTTGTCCTGCCGACTCCCTGAACTGCGGCAACGGCACCGTTCGCACACAGCACCCGGCGGAACTTTTTGGTGAGGACTGGTTGGAATGGGAAGAGGAACACAGCGCACCGGAAGTACCGGAGGATTCGAACGCTACCTGA